The Rhinopithecus roxellana isolate Shanxi Qingling chromosome 13, ASM756505v1, whole genome shotgun sequence genome contains a region encoding:
- the ZNFX1 gene encoding NFX1-type zinc finger-containing protein 1 isoform X1, with translation MEERRPHLDARPRNSHTNHRGPMVGELPPRARNQASNPPASALRGGVSHPGRHPRANNHPAAYWQREERFRAMGRNPHQGRRNQEGHASDEARDQRHDQENDTRWRNGNQECRNRRPPWSNDNFQQWRTPHQKPTEQPQQAKKLGYKFLESLLQKDPSEVVITLATSLGLKELLSHSSMKSNFLELICQVLRKACSSKMDRQSVLHVLGILKNSKFLKVCLPAYVVGMITEPIPDIRNQYPEHISNIISLLQDLVSVFPASSVQETSMLVSLLPTSLNALRASGVDIEEETEKNLEKVQTIIEHLQEKRREGTLRVDTYTLVQPEAEDHVESYRTMPIYPTYNEVHLDERPFLRPNIISGKYDSTAIYLDTHFRLLREDFVRPLREGILELLQSFEDQGLRKRKFDDIRIYFDTRIITPMCSSSGIVYKVQFDTKPLKFVRWQNSKRLLYGSLVCMSKDNFETFLFATVSNREQEDLCRGIVQLCFNEQSQQLLAEVQPSDSFLMVETTAYFEAYRHVLEGLQEVQEEDVPFQRNIVECDSHVKEPRYLLMGGRYDFTPLIENPSATGEFLRNVEGLRHPRINVLDPSQWPSKEALKLDDSQMEALQFALTRELAIIQGPPGTGKTYVGLKIVQALLTNESVWQISLQKFPILVVCYTNHALDQFLEGIYKCQKTSIVRVGGRSNSEILKQFTLRELRNKREFRRNLPMHLRRAYMSIMTQMKESEQELHEGAKTLECTMRGVLREQYLQKYISPQHWESLMNGPAQDSEWICFQHWKHSMMLEWLGLGVGSFTQSVSPAGPENTAQAEGDEEEEGEEESSLIEIAEEADLIQADRVIEEEEVVRPQRRRKEESGADQELAKMLLAMRLDHCGPGTAAGQEQAMGEWQTQRNQKKKMKKRVKDELRKLNTMTAAEADEIEDVWQLDLSSRWQLYRLWLQLYQADTRRKILSCERQYRTSAERMAELRLQEDLHILKDAQVVGMTTTGAAKYRQILQKVEPRIVIVEEAAEVLEAHTIATLSKACQHLILIGDHQQLRPSANVYDLAKNFNLEVSLFERLVKVNIPFVRLNYQHRMCPEIARLLTPHIYQDLENHPSVLNYEKIKGVSSNLFFVEHSFPEQEIQEGKSHQNQHEAHFVVELCKYFLCQEYLPSQITILTTYTGQLFCLRKLMPAKTFAGVRVHVVDKYQGEENDIILLSLVRSNQEGKVGFLQISNRICVALSRAKKGMYCIGNMQMLAKVPLWSKIIHTLRENNQIGPMLRLCCQNHPDTHTLVSKASDFQKVPEGGCSLPCEFRLGCGHVCTRACHPYDSSHKEFQCMKPCQKVICQDGHRCPLVCFQECQPCQVKVPKTIPRCGHEQMVPCSVPESDFCCQEPCSKSLRCGHRCSHPCGEDCVQLCSEMVTVKLKCGHSQQVKCGHVEDLMYGGLPVKCTTKCGTILDCGHPCPGSCHSCFEGRFHEHCQQPCKRLLICSHKCQEPCTGECPPCQRTCQNRCVHSQCKKKCGELCSPCVEPCVWRCQHYQCTKLCSEPCNRPPCYVPCTKLLVCGHPCIGLCGEPCPKKCRICHMDEVTQIFFGFEDEPDARFVQLEDCSHIFEVQALDRYMNEQKDDEVAIRLKVCPICQVPIRKNLRYGTSIKQRLEEIEIIKEKIQGSAGEIATSQDRLKALLERKSLLHQLLPEDFLMIKEKLAQKNLSVKDLGLVENYISFYDHLAILWDSLKKMHVLEQKRVRTRLDQVHEWLAKKRLSFTSQELSDLRSEIQRLTYLVNLLTRYRIAEKKVKDSIAVEVYSVQNILEKTCKFTQEDEQLVQEKMEALKATLPCSGLGISEEERVQIVSAIGYPRGHWFKCRNGHIYVIGDCGGAMERGTCPDCKEVIGGTNHTLERSNQLASEMDGAQHAAWSDTANNLMNFEEIQRMM, from the exons ATGGAGGAGAGAAGACCTCATCTGGATGCCAGGCCCAGGAATTCCCATACCAACCACAGAG GCCCTATGGTTGGAGAGTTGCCACCAAGAGCTAGAAATCAGGCCAGTAACCCACCAGCCAGTGCTCTCCGAGGAGGAGTCAGCCATCCCGGAAGGCATCCTAGGGCCAACAACCATCCTGCTGCTTACTGGCAGAGGGAAGAGAGATTTAGGGCCATGGGCAGGAACCCACATCAAGGAAGAAGGAACCAGGAGGGGCATGCCAGTGACGAAGCTAGAGACCAAAGACATGATCAGGAGAATGACACCAGGTGGAGAAATGGCAACCAGGAGTGTAGGAACCGCAGACCACCATGGTCCAATGACAACTTCCAGCAGTGGCGGACTCCCCACCAGAAGCCTACAGAACAGCCACAGCAGGCGAAGAAACTGGGCTACAAGTTCTTAGAAAGTCTTCTGCAAAAAGACCCTTCTGAGGTGGTCATCACACTTGCCACAAGTTTAGGGCTGAAAGAGCTCCTTTCTCATTCTTCCATGAAATCTAACTTCCTTGAGCTCATCTGCCAGGTTCTTCGGAAGGCTTGCAGCTCCAAAATGGATCGTCAGAGTGTTCTCCACGTACTGGGCATATTGAAAAACTCCAAATTTCTCAAAGTCTGCCTGCCTGCTTATGTGGTAGGGATGATCACTGAACCCATCCCTGACATCCGAAACCAGTATCCAGAGCACATAAGCAACATCATCTCCCTTCTCCAGGACCTTGTAAGTGTCTTCCCTGCCAGCTCTGTGCAGGAAACTTCCATGCTGGTCTCCCTCCTACCAACCTCTCTTAATGCTCTGAGAGCCTCTGGTGTTGACAtagaagaggagacagagaagaacCTGGAAAAGGTACAGACTATCATTGAACATCTGCAGGAAAAGAGGCGAGAGGGCACTTTGAGAGTGGATACCTACACTCTAGTGCAGCCTGAGGCAGAAGACCATGTTGAGAGCTACCGAACCATGCCCATTTACCCTACCTACAATGAAGTGCACTTGGATGAGAGGCCCTTCCTTCGCCCCAATATCATTTCTGGAAAATATGACAGCACTGCTATCTATCTAGATACCCATTTCCGGCTCCTGCGAGAAGATTTCGTCAGACCTTTACGGGAAGGCATTTTGGAACTTCTCCAAAGCTTTGAAGACCAGGGcctgagaaagagaaagtttGATGACATCCGAATCTACTTTGACACCAGGATTATCACCCCCATGTGTTCATCATCAGGCATAGTCTACAAGGTGCAGTTTGACACAAAACCACTGAAGTTTGTTCGCTGGCAGAATTCCAAACGATTGCTCTATGGGTCTTTGGTATGCATGTCCAAGGACAACTTTGAGACATTTCTTTTTGCCACCGTATCTAACAGGGAGCAGGAAGATCTCTGTCGAGGAATTGTCCAGCTCTGCTTCAATGAGCAGAGCCAACAGCTGCTAGCAGAGGTCCAGCCCTCTGACTCTTTCCTCATGGTGGAGACAACTGCATACTTTGAGGCTTACAGGCATGTCCTGGAAGGACTCCAGGAGGTCCAGGAAGAAGATGTCCCTTTCCAGAGGAATATCGTGGAGTGTGACTCTCATGTGAAGGAGCCAAGGTACTTGCTAATGGGGGGCAGATATGACTTTACCCCCTTAATAGAGAATCCCTCAGCCACTGGGGAATTTCTAAGAAATGTCGAGGGCTTGAGACATCCCAGAATTAATGTCTTAGATCCTAGCCAGTGGCCCTCGAAAGAAGCCCTGAAGCTGGATGACTCCCAGATGGAAGCCTTGCAGTTTGCTCTCACAAGGGAACTGGCTATTATTCAAGGACCTCCTGGAACAG gCAAAACCTATGTGGGTCTAAAAATTGTTCAGGCCCTCCTAACCAACGAGTCTGTTTGGCAAATTAGCCTCCAGAAGTTCCCCATCTTGGTTGTGTGTTATACTAATCATGCTTTGGACCAGTTTCTGGAAG GCATCTACAAGTGTCAGAAGACCAGCATTGTGCGGGTGGGTGGAAGGAGCAACAGTGAAATCCTGAAGCAGTTCACCCTAAGGGAGCTGAGGAACAAGCGGGAATTCCGCCGCAACCTCCCCATGCACCTCCGAAGGGCCTACATGAGT ATCATGACACAGATGAAGGAGTCAGAGCAAGAGCTTCATGAAGGAGCCAAGACCCTGGAGTGCACCATGCGCGGTGTCCTACGGGAACAGTACCTGCAGAAGTACATCTCACCTCAGCACTGGGAAAGTCTCATGAATGGACCAGCGCAG GATAGTGAATGGATTTGCTTCCAGCACTGGAAGCATTCCATGATGCTGGAGTGGCTAGGTCTTGGTGTCGGTTCTTTCACCCAAAGTGTTTCTCCAGCAGGACCTGAGAATACAG CCCAGGCAGAAGGGGatgaggaagaagaaggggaggaggagagttCGCTGATTGAGATCGCAGAGGAAGCTGACCTGATTCAAGCAGACCGGGTGattgaggaggaagaggtggtgaGGCCCCAGCGAcggagaaaggaagagagtggGGCAGACCAGGAGTTGGCTAAAATGCTTCTGGCCATGAGGCTAGACCACTGTGGCCCTGGGACAGCAGCTGGACAGGAGCAAGCTATGGGAGAGTGGCAG ACCCAGCgcaaccagaaaaagaaaatgaaaaaaagagtgaaggatGAGCTTCGCAAACTGAACACCATGACTGCAGCCGAGGCCGATGAGATCGAGGATGTTTGGCAGCTGGACCTCAGTTCTCGCTGGCAGCTTTATAG GCTCTGGCTACAGTTGTACCAGGCTGACACCCGCCGGAAGATCCTCAGCTGTGAACGCCAGTACCGCACATCAGCAGAGAGAATGGCTGAGCTGAGACTCCAGGAAGACCTGCACATTCTTAAAGATGCCCAGGTTGTAGGAATGACAACCACAG GTGCTGCCAAATACCGCCAGATCCTACAGAAGGTGGAGCCGAGGATTGTCATAGTGGAAGAAGCTGCGGAAGTCCTTGAGGCCCATACCATTGCCACATTGAGCAAAGCTTGCCAGCACCTCATTCTGATTGGGGACCACCAGCAG CTGCGCCCCAGTGCCAACGTGTATGATCTGGCCAAGAACTTCAACCTTGAGGTGTCCCTTTTTGAACGGCTAGTGAAAGTAAACATTCCCTTTGTCCGTCTGAACTACCAG CACCGTATGTGCCCTGAAATTGCCCGCCTTTTGACCCCCCACATTTACCAGGATCTGGAGAATCATCCATCTGTTCTTAACTATGAGAAGATTAAg GGGGTGTCTTCCAACCTTTTCTTTGTAGAACACAGCTTTCCTGAACAGGAAATCCAAGAGGGCAAAAGCCATCAGAACCAGCACGAGGCTCACTTTGTGGTAGAACTGTGCAAGTACTTCCTGTGCCAGGAATACCTGCCTTCCCAGATCACCATCCTCACTACCTATACTGGGCAGCTCTTCTGCCTGCGCAAACTGATGCCTGCCAAGACATTTGCTGGTGTCAGGGTCCATGTTGTGGACAAATACCAAGGGGAAGAGAATGACATCATCCTCCTCTCCCTAGTGCGGAGCAACCAAGAAGGCAAGGTGGGTTTTCTGCAGATATCCAACCGCATCTGTGTGGCCTTGTCCCGAGCCAAGAAGGGAATGTACTGCATCGGAAACATGCAGATGCTGGCCAAGGTGCCCCTATGGAGCAAGATCATTCATACACTTCGAGAGAACAATCAAATAGGCCCCATGCTCCGGCTGTGCTGCCAGAACCACCCTGATACCCACACCTTAGTATCCAAAGCTTCTGACTTCCAAAAAGTACCTGAAGGAGGCTGCAGCCTGCCCTGTGAGTTCCGCCTGGGCTGTGGGCATGTCTGCACCCGTGCCTGCCACCCTTATGACTCTTCACACAAGGAGTTCCAGTGCATGAAGCCATGCCAGAAGGTCATCTGTCAGGATGGGCACCGGTGTCCCCTTGTTTGCTTCCAGGAGTGTCAGCCTTGTCAGGTGAAGGTGCCCAAAACCATTCCTCGGTGCGGCCATGAACAAATGGTCCCTTGTTCTGTGCCTGAGTCAGATTTCTGCTGCCAGGAGCCTTGCTCCAAGTCTCTGAGATGTGGGCACAGATGCAGCCACCCATGTGGTGAGGACTGTGTGCAGTTGTGTTCAGAAATGGTCACTGTAAAACTCAAGTGTGGGCACAGTCAGCAGGTAAAATGTGGTCATGTGGAAGACCTCATGTATGGTGGTCTGCCAGTCAAGTGTACCACAAAGTGTGGCACTATCTTGGACTGTGGGCATCCTTGCCCAGGCTCCTGCCACAGCTGCTTCGAAGGGCGTTTCCATGAACACTGTCAGCAGCCCTGCAAGCGCCTGCTTATCTGCTCACACAAGTGCCAGGAACCATGCACTGGTGAGTGCCCACCCTGCCAACGGACCTGTCAGAACCGCTGTGTCCACAGCCAGTGCAAGAAGAAATGTGGGGAGCTGTGTAGCCCCTGTGTGGAACCCTGTGTCTGGCGCTGCCAGCACTACCAGTGCACCAAACTCTGCTCTGAGCCCTGCAACCGACCCCCATGCTATGTGCCTTGTACTAAGCTGCTAGTTTGTGGCCACCCCTGCATTGGTCTCTGTGGGGAGCCATGCCCTAAGAAATGCCGTATCTGCCACATGGATGAGGTCACTCAAATATTCTTTGGCTTTGAGGATGAGCCTGATGCCCGCTTTGTGCAGCTAGAAGACTGCAGCCACATCTTTGAGGTGCAAGCCCTGGACCGCTACATGAATGAACAGAAGGATGATGAAGTCGCCATCAGGTTGAAAGTCTGCCCTATCTGCCAGGTGCCCATCCGCAAAAACCTGAGGTATGGAACTAGCATAAAACAGCGGCTAGAAGAGATTGAAATCATCAAGGAAAAGATCCAGGGTTCAGCAGGGGAAATAGCAACCAGCCAGGACCGGCTTAAGGCCCTGTTGGAGAGGAAGAGCCTCCTCCACcagctgcttcctgaagacttCCTGATGATAAAGGAGAAGCTGGCCCAGAAAAATCTGTCAGTGAAGGACCTGGGTCTGGTTGAGAATTACATCAGCTTCTATGACCACCTGGCCATCCTGTGGGATTCCCTGAAAAAGATGCATGTTTTAGAACAGAAAAGAGTGAGGACTCGACTAGACCAGGTCCATGAGTGGCTGGCCAAGAAGCGCTTGAGCTTCACTAGCCAGGAACTAAGTGACCTCCGAAGTGAAATCCAGAGGCTCACGTACCTGGTGAACCTTCTGACCCGCTACAGGATAGCAGAGAAGAAGGTGAAAGATAGCATAGCAGTAGAGGTCTATAGTGTCCAGAATATCCTCGAGAAAACATGTAAGTTCACCCAAGAGGATGAACAACTTGTGCAGGAAAAGATGGAAGCTCTAAAAGCCACCCTTCCCTGCTCTGGCCTGGGCATCTCAGAGGAAGAGCGAGTGCAGATTGTCAGCGCCATAGGTTATCCTCGTGGTCACTGGTTCAAGTGCCGCAATGGCCATATCTATGTGATTGGCGATTGTGGGGGAGCCATGGAGAGGGGCACGTGTCCTGACTGTAAGGAAGTGATTGGTGGCACAAATCATACTCTGGAAAGAAGCAACCAGCTTGCTTCTGAAATGGATGGAGCCCAGCATGCTGCCTGGTCTGACACGGCCAACAACCTGATGAACTTTGAGGAGATCCAGAGAATGATGTAG
- the ZNFX1 gene encoding NFX1-type zinc finger-containing protein 1 isoform X2: MEALQFALTRELAIIQGPPGTGKTYVGLKIVQALLTNESVWQISLQKFPILVVCYTNHALDQFLEGIYKCQKTSIVRVGGRSNSEILKQFTLRELRNKREFRRNLPMHLRRAYMSIMTQMKESEQELHEGAKTLECTMRGVLREQYLQKYISPQHWESLMNGPAQDSEWICFQHWKHSMMLEWLGLGVGSFTQSVSPAGPENTAQAEGDEEEEGEEESSLIEIAEEADLIQADRVIEEEEVVRPQRRRKEESGADQELAKMLLAMRLDHCGPGTAAGQEQAMGEWQTQRNQKKKMKKRVKDELRKLNTMTAAEADEIEDVWQLDLSSRWQLYRLWLQLYQADTRRKILSCERQYRTSAERMAELRLQEDLHILKDAQVVGMTTTGAAKYRQILQKVEPRIVIVEEAAEVLEAHTIATLSKACQHLILIGDHQQLRPSANVYDLAKNFNLEVSLFERLVKVNIPFVRLNYQHRMCPEIARLLTPHIYQDLENHPSVLNYEKIKGVSSNLFFVEHSFPEQEIQEGKSHQNQHEAHFVVELCKYFLCQEYLPSQITILTTYTGQLFCLRKLMPAKTFAGVRVHVVDKYQGEENDIILLSLVRSNQEGKVGFLQISNRICVALSRAKKGMYCIGNMQMLAKVPLWSKIIHTLRENNQIGPMLRLCCQNHPDTHTLVSKASDFQKVPEGGCSLPCEFRLGCGHVCTRACHPYDSSHKEFQCMKPCQKVICQDGHRCPLVCFQECQPCQVKVPKTIPRCGHEQMVPCSVPESDFCCQEPCSKSLRCGHRCSHPCGEDCVQLCSEMVTVKLKCGHSQQVKCGHVEDLMYGGLPVKCTTKCGTILDCGHPCPGSCHSCFEGRFHEHCQQPCKRLLICSHKCQEPCTGECPPCQRTCQNRCVHSQCKKKCGELCSPCVEPCVWRCQHYQCTKLCSEPCNRPPCYVPCTKLLVCGHPCIGLCGEPCPKKCRICHMDEVTQIFFGFEDEPDARFVQLEDCSHIFEVQALDRYMNEQKDDEVAIRLKVCPICQVPIRKNLRYGTSIKQRLEEIEIIKEKIQGSAGEIATSQDRLKALLERKSLLHQLLPEDFLMIKEKLAQKNLSVKDLGLVENYISFYDHLAILWDSLKKMHVLEQKRVRTRLDQVHEWLAKKRLSFTSQELSDLRSEIQRLTYLVNLLTRYRIAEKKVKDSIAVEVYSVQNILEKTCKFTQEDEQLVQEKMEALKATLPCSGLGISEEERVQIVSAIGYPRGHWFKCRNGHIYVIGDCGGAMERGTCPDCKEVIGGTNHTLERSNQLASEMDGAQHAAWSDTANNLMNFEEIQRMM, translated from the exons ATGGAAGCCTTGCAGTTTGCTCTCACAAGGGAACTGGCTATTATTCAAGGACCTCCTGGAACAG gCAAAACCTATGTGGGTCTAAAAATTGTTCAGGCCCTCCTAACCAACGAGTCTGTTTGGCAAATTAGCCTCCAGAAGTTCCCCATCTTGGTTGTGTGTTATACTAATCATGCTTTGGACCAGTTTCTGGAAG GCATCTACAAGTGTCAGAAGACCAGCATTGTGCGGGTGGGTGGAAGGAGCAACAGTGAAATCCTGAAGCAGTTCACCCTAAGGGAGCTGAGGAACAAGCGGGAATTCCGCCGCAACCTCCCCATGCACCTCCGAAGGGCCTACATGAGT ATCATGACACAGATGAAGGAGTCAGAGCAAGAGCTTCATGAAGGAGCCAAGACCCTGGAGTGCACCATGCGCGGTGTCCTACGGGAACAGTACCTGCAGAAGTACATCTCACCTCAGCACTGGGAAAGTCTCATGAATGGACCAGCGCAG GATAGTGAATGGATTTGCTTCCAGCACTGGAAGCATTCCATGATGCTGGAGTGGCTAGGTCTTGGTGTCGGTTCTTTCACCCAAAGTGTTTCTCCAGCAGGACCTGAGAATACAG CCCAGGCAGAAGGGGatgaggaagaagaaggggaggaggagagttCGCTGATTGAGATCGCAGAGGAAGCTGACCTGATTCAAGCAGACCGGGTGattgaggaggaagaggtggtgaGGCCCCAGCGAcggagaaaggaagagagtggGGCAGACCAGGAGTTGGCTAAAATGCTTCTGGCCATGAGGCTAGACCACTGTGGCCCTGGGACAGCAGCTGGACAGGAGCAAGCTATGGGAGAGTGGCAG ACCCAGCgcaaccagaaaaagaaaatgaaaaaaagagtgaaggatGAGCTTCGCAAACTGAACACCATGACTGCAGCCGAGGCCGATGAGATCGAGGATGTTTGGCAGCTGGACCTCAGTTCTCGCTGGCAGCTTTATAG GCTCTGGCTACAGTTGTACCAGGCTGACACCCGCCGGAAGATCCTCAGCTGTGAACGCCAGTACCGCACATCAGCAGAGAGAATGGCTGAGCTGAGACTCCAGGAAGACCTGCACATTCTTAAAGATGCCCAGGTTGTAGGAATGACAACCACAG GTGCTGCCAAATACCGCCAGATCCTACAGAAGGTGGAGCCGAGGATTGTCATAGTGGAAGAAGCTGCGGAAGTCCTTGAGGCCCATACCATTGCCACATTGAGCAAAGCTTGCCAGCACCTCATTCTGATTGGGGACCACCAGCAG CTGCGCCCCAGTGCCAACGTGTATGATCTGGCCAAGAACTTCAACCTTGAGGTGTCCCTTTTTGAACGGCTAGTGAAAGTAAACATTCCCTTTGTCCGTCTGAACTACCAG CACCGTATGTGCCCTGAAATTGCCCGCCTTTTGACCCCCCACATTTACCAGGATCTGGAGAATCATCCATCTGTTCTTAACTATGAGAAGATTAAg GGGGTGTCTTCCAACCTTTTCTTTGTAGAACACAGCTTTCCTGAACAGGAAATCCAAGAGGGCAAAAGCCATCAGAACCAGCACGAGGCTCACTTTGTGGTAGAACTGTGCAAGTACTTCCTGTGCCAGGAATACCTGCCTTCCCAGATCACCATCCTCACTACCTATACTGGGCAGCTCTTCTGCCTGCGCAAACTGATGCCTGCCAAGACATTTGCTGGTGTCAGGGTCCATGTTGTGGACAAATACCAAGGGGAAGAGAATGACATCATCCTCCTCTCCCTAGTGCGGAGCAACCAAGAAGGCAAGGTGGGTTTTCTGCAGATATCCAACCGCATCTGTGTGGCCTTGTCCCGAGCCAAGAAGGGAATGTACTGCATCGGAAACATGCAGATGCTGGCCAAGGTGCCCCTATGGAGCAAGATCATTCATACACTTCGAGAGAACAATCAAATAGGCCCCATGCTCCGGCTGTGCTGCCAGAACCACCCTGATACCCACACCTTAGTATCCAAAGCTTCTGACTTCCAAAAAGTACCTGAAGGAGGCTGCAGCCTGCCCTGTGAGTTCCGCCTGGGCTGTGGGCATGTCTGCACCCGTGCCTGCCACCCTTATGACTCTTCACACAAGGAGTTCCAGTGCATGAAGCCATGCCAGAAGGTCATCTGTCAGGATGGGCACCGGTGTCCCCTTGTTTGCTTCCAGGAGTGTCAGCCTTGTCAGGTGAAGGTGCCCAAAACCATTCCTCGGTGCGGCCATGAACAAATGGTCCCTTGTTCTGTGCCTGAGTCAGATTTCTGCTGCCAGGAGCCTTGCTCCAAGTCTCTGAGATGTGGGCACAGATGCAGCCACCCATGTGGTGAGGACTGTGTGCAGTTGTGTTCAGAAATGGTCACTGTAAAACTCAAGTGTGGGCACAGTCAGCAGGTAAAATGTGGTCATGTGGAAGACCTCATGTATGGTGGTCTGCCAGTCAAGTGTACCACAAAGTGTGGCACTATCTTGGACTGTGGGCATCCTTGCCCAGGCTCCTGCCACAGCTGCTTCGAAGGGCGTTTCCATGAACACTGTCAGCAGCCCTGCAAGCGCCTGCTTATCTGCTCACACAAGTGCCAGGAACCATGCACTGGTGAGTGCCCACCCTGCCAACGGACCTGTCAGAACCGCTGTGTCCACAGCCAGTGCAAGAAGAAATGTGGGGAGCTGTGTAGCCCCTGTGTGGAACCCTGTGTCTGGCGCTGCCAGCACTACCAGTGCACCAAACTCTGCTCTGAGCCCTGCAACCGACCCCCATGCTATGTGCCTTGTACTAAGCTGCTAGTTTGTGGCCACCCCTGCATTGGTCTCTGTGGGGAGCCATGCCCTAAGAAATGCCGTATCTGCCACATGGATGAGGTCACTCAAATATTCTTTGGCTTTGAGGATGAGCCTGATGCCCGCTTTGTGCAGCTAGAAGACTGCAGCCACATCTTTGAGGTGCAAGCCCTGGACCGCTACATGAATGAACAGAAGGATGATGAAGTCGCCATCAGGTTGAAAGTCTGCCCTATCTGCCAGGTGCCCATCCGCAAAAACCTGAGGTATGGAACTAGCATAAAACAGCGGCTAGAAGAGATTGAAATCATCAAGGAAAAGATCCAGGGTTCAGCAGGGGAAATAGCAACCAGCCAGGACCGGCTTAAGGCCCTGTTGGAGAGGAAGAGCCTCCTCCACcagctgcttcctgaagacttCCTGATGATAAAGGAGAAGCTGGCCCAGAAAAATCTGTCAGTGAAGGACCTGGGTCTGGTTGAGAATTACATCAGCTTCTATGACCACCTGGCCATCCTGTGGGATTCCCTGAAAAAGATGCATGTTTTAGAACAGAAAAGAGTGAGGACTCGACTAGACCAGGTCCATGAGTGGCTGGCCAAGAAGCGCTTGAGCTTCACTAGCCAGGAACTAAGTGACCTCCGAAGTGAAATCCAGAGGCTCACGTACCTGGTGAACCTTCTGACCCGCTACAGGATAGCAGAGAAGAAGGTGAAAGATAGCATAGCAGTAGAGGTCTATAGTGTCCAGAATATCCTCGAGAAAACATGTAAGTTCACCCAAGAGGATGAACAACTTGTGCAGGAAAAGATGGAAGCTCTAAAAGCCACCCTTCCCTGCTCTGGCCTGGGCATCTCAGAGGAAGAGCGAGTGCAGATTGTCAGCGCCATAGGTTATCCTCGTGGTCACTGGTTCAAGTGCCGCAATGGCCATATCTATGTGATTGGCGATTGTGGGGGAGCCATGGAGAGGGGCACGTGTCCTGACTGTAAGGAAGTGATTGGTGGCACAAATCATACTCTGGAAAGAAGCAACCAGCTTGCTTCTGAAATGGATGGAGCCCAGCATGCTGCCTGGTCTGACACGGCCAACAACCTGATGAACTTTGAGGAGATCCAGAGAATGATGTAG